The Halomicronema hongdechloris C2206 genome includes a window with the following:
- the amt gene encoding ammonium transporter: MTKDLIDILWVIVCASLVFLMQAGFLCLEAGSTRSKHNINVVIKNIADLGLSVLCFWGFGYGLMFGSSYDGWIGTSHWAPDVGQGQVWMGVFFLFQAMFCSTAVTIVSGAVAERMRFSSYVLIAILISGIVYPVFGHWAWGGLERNATTGWLGHLGFIDFAGSTVVHSIGGWVALASVLILGPRIGRFSCKRGNRQLFGYDLPLASLGTLLLWLGWFGFNGGSVLALDDTVPGIIANTLLAAAAGLVTPILLGLLQGQRIAVTAVMNGSLAGLVAITANCHAVTAFDAILIGSLGSGLMLATERLLQRWHIDDVVGAIPVHLSAGIWGTLAVALFGDLTLLNTGLTRLEQLQIQCLGIVIAALWAFGLTYPLLTALNRWYPLRVGRRQEHIGLNVAEHGATSDLVDLIAVMRRQERSGDLSLRSPAEPFTPVGQIAARYNRVMAALEEAVAHTEAIVQSAIEAILTVSPHSLTVQTANPSVRKLFGIAEAQLCGQPLTLLLSIEETAPDCQETMARFLAAASADGNPYEVVGRRRSGSSFPVEVTVATMQTRHETLYTVILRDITLRKQAEEAIQEAAEKDRKTRQLEQALQDLQTAQIQLVQSEKMSSLGQLVSGLAHEINNPVNYIYGNLIHAEHYVDDLLTLLQSYQHSIDPAPPAVQHLEQKIELEYLLEDLPKLLKSVRGGTERIRDIVQSLRTFSRQGGTELKLVDIRDSIESTLTILGSRLKAHGERPAILVRRHYEPLPAIECYVSQLNQVFMNLLSNAIDALEEKWQAQPSPRWIPTIAIATALPDANRVEITISDNGIGISEETQQRILDPFFTTKPVGKGTGLGMSITYQIVVNQHHGRLRCRSKPGRGSQFVVEIPLWQKNPPSRDLSAPQNGHHPSHQLSHGESLN; encoded by the coding sequence GTGACTAAAGACCTCATCGATATCCTCTGGGTCATTGTCTGCGCCAGCCTGGTATTTCTGATGCAGGCTGGTTTCCTCTGCCTAGAGGCCGGATCCACCCGCAGCAAACACAATATCAACGTCGTCATCAAGAATATTGCCGATCTGGGATTATCGGTGCTGTGTTTTTGGGGCTTTGGCTATGGCCTCATGTTTGGCAGCTCCTACGACGGCTGGATCGGCACCAGTCACTGGGCTCCCGATGTGGGCCAGGGCCAGGTTTGGATGGGCGTTTTCTTCCTGTTTCAAGCCATGTTCTGCAGCACCGCCGTCACCATTGTCTCCGGTGCCGTAGCAGAACGCATGCGCTTCAGCAGCTATGTTCTCATCGCCATCTTGATTTCCGGGATTGTATATCCCGTCTTTGGCCATTGGGCCTGGGGAGGTTTAGAGCGCAACGCGACTACCGGCTGGTTAGGACACTTAGGCTTCATTGATTTTGCCGGCTCCACCGTGGTTCACAGTATCGGCGGCTGGGTTGCCTTAGCCTCAGTCCTGATTTTGGGGCCGCGCATCGGTCGTTTTTCCTGCAAGCGAGGCAACCGTCAACTGTTTGGCTACGATTTACCCCTGGCGTCCCTAGGCACTCTACTACTGTGGCTGGGCTGGTTTGGCTTCAACGGTGGCAGTGTCCTCGCCTTAGATGACACCGTACCGGGCATTATTGCCAATACTCTCCTGGCCGCAGCCGCCGGCTTAGTCACCCCGATTCTCTTGGGATTACTTCAGGGACAACGCATAGCCGTCACCGCGGTGATGAATGGTTCCCTGGCTGGCCTGGTGGCCATTACCGCCAACTGTCATGCCGTCACCGCCTTCGACGCCATACTCATCGGTAGCCTTGGCAGCGGCCTCATGTTAGCCACCGAACGCCTACTGCAGCGATGGCACATCGACGATGTCGTAGGCGCCATTCCAGTCCATCTCAGTGCCGGTATTTGGGGCACCCTAGCGGTTGCTTTATTTGGCGACCTGACCCTGCTCAATACCGGGTTAACTCGGTTGGAGCAGCTGCAAATTCAATGCCTAGGCATCGTCATCGCCGCCCTTTGGGCCTTTGGCCTCACCTATCCATTACTGACGGCCCTGAATCGCTGGTATCCTCTGCGGGTGGGGCGTCGGCAAGAGCATATCGGCCTCAACGTAGCTGAGCATGGAGCCACCAGCGACCTAGTCGATCTGATCGCTGTCATGCGCCGCCAAGAACGCAGTGGCGATCTGAGCCTGCGTAGCCCGGCAGAACCCTTTACTCCGGTGGGCCAAATCGCCGCCCGCTATAACCGCGTCATGGCTGCCCTGGAGGAAGCCGTCGCCCATACCGAGGCCATCGTACAATCGGCCATCGAGGCCATCTTGACCGTATCGCCCCATTCTCTCACCGTCCAAACGGCCAACCCTTCCGTGCGGAAGCTATTTGGCATTGCAGAGGCACAACTCTGCGGTCAACCTCTGACCTTGCTGCTGTCCATAGAGGAGACCGCCCCCGACTGCCAAGAGACAATGGCGCGGTTTTTGGCTGCCGCCAGTGCCGATGGCAACCCCTACGAAGTCGTCGGTCGTCGCCGCAGCGGTAGTTCATTTCCGGTTGAGGTCACCGTGGCCACCATGCAAACTCGCCACGAGACGCTCTACACGGTGATCCTGCGAGATATTACTCTCCGCAAACAAGCCGAAGAAGCTATCCAAGAAGCGGCCGAAAAAGACCGCAAAACCCGTCAGCTTGAGCAAGCCTTACAAGACCTACAGACCGCTCAGATACAGCTGGTGCAAAGCGAGAAAATGTCGAGTTTAGGCCAGTTAGTGTCGGGTCTAGCCCATGAAATCAATAATCCGGTCAACTATATCTATGGCAATCTCATCCATGCTGAACACTATGTTGATGACCTGTTGACGCTGCTGCAGAGTTATCAGCACAGTATTGACCCTGCCCCGCCAGCCGTACAGCACCTTGAACAGAAGATTGAGCTAGAGTATCTCCTGGAAGATTTACCCAAGTTACTGAAATCGGTGCGTGGTGGCACCGAGCGCATTCGCGATATCGTCCAGTCGCTGCGGACCTTCTCGCGGCAGGGTGGCACCGAGCTGAAGTTGGTCGACATTCGCGACAGCATTGAAAGTACTCTGACGATTCTGGGCAGTCGCCTCAAAGCCCACGGAGAACGCCCGGCCATCTTGGTGCGAAGGCACTACGAGCCCTTACCTGCCATAGAGTGCTATGTCAGCCAGCTAAATCAGGTATTCATGAATCTACTGAGCAATGCCATAGATGCCTTAGAGGAAAAATGGCAGGCCCAGCCGTCGCCGCGGTGGATACCAACCATTGCGATCGCAACCGCACTGCCAGATGCAAACAGAGTAGAAATTACCATTTCTGACAATGGCATCGGCATTTCAGAAGAGACTCAACAGCGCATCCTCGATCCGTTTTTCACCACCAAGCCCGTGGGAAAAGGGACTGGCTTAGGCATGTCAATTACTTACCAGATCGTCGTCAATCAACACCATGGCCGACTGCGCTGCCGCTCTAAACCGGGGCGGGGTAGCCAATTCGTCGTAGAGATTCCTCTGTGGCAAAAAAATCCCCCCAGTCGTGATCTCTCAGCACCCCAGAACGGCCATCACCCCTCTCATCAGCTTAGCCATGGGGAAAGCTTGAATTAG
- a CDS encoding glycoside hydrolase family 10 protein, translating into MATVHITSPQWGLTVKQLITSSLGIALVLLWPGAIRAEQDSPSPSSVPPSSPAAPVTDIPAATAVDNSSGQSVRVSQAIADPAEAIAPPGLTVLPGEQPISPYLALAMRQELEQLMGRFESALLLARASSQASELTLAPGTEQLTASAGKVDLTSPLLHPALAQGRQLLAEWSTLIEHQEYQAARQRWLATRQAIWNNFPMDRPLNQPEIRAVWLDRGTIVRAGSPQRLANVFDRLAAAGFNTVFFETVNAGYPIYPSRVAPTQNPLSRHWDPLAAAVELAHERDMELHAWIWTFAAGNQLHNRILNLPTDYPGPVLSLHPDWAGRDNRGELIPRGQTKPFLDPANPEVRNYLLRLIAEIITQYEVDGLQLDYIRYPFQDPSADRTFGYGQAARQRFKAMTGIDPVELSPRLESDLSGPERQRQLYLWERWTEFRIQQVSSFVAEVSRLVQRQRPELLLSAATFAKPERERLLKIQQDWEHWAEQGWVDWIVLMSYAEDANRLESLVTPWLLHHDYESTLVIPGIRLLALSEAAAFDQIQALRDLPAAGYALFAAENLMTGPVHRLLSQTQTATSPPQQQPYQAALERYRILKGEWSWLSNQGHLWLAPASEADWIAGVHQLEQDLAALAQQPSPRRLNQVRSQLISLRATLGHTMALRTVSNDYRLQTWRHRLTTIERLLNYGNTARR; encoded by the coding sequence ATGGCAACGGTTCATATCACCTCCCCCCAGTGGGGTCTCACGGTCAAACAGCTGATCACCAGCAGCCTGGGTATCGCCCTAGTACTGCTATGGCCAGGGGCCATCCGAGCCGAGCAAGACTCCCCGTCGCCCAGTTCCGTCCCCCCGTCCTCCCCCGCTGCCCCAGTGACAGATATCCCGGCAGCAACTGCCGTAGACAATTCCTCCGGGCAGAGTGTGCGAGTATCTCAGGCCATAGCCGATCCTGCCGAAGCCATTGCCCCACCTGGTCTCACCGTGCTACCGGGGGAGCAACCCATTAGCCCCTACCTGGCCTTGGCCATGCGTCAGGAGCTAGAGCAACTCATGGGGCGCTTCGAGAGTGCCTTACTGCTGGCTCGGGCCTCGAGTCAGGCGTCAGAGCTGACCTTGGCGCCCGGGACTGAGCAATTGACCGCCTCTGCCGGCAAAGTCGATCTGACCTCACCGCTATTGCATCCGGCATTAGCCCAGGGCCGTCAGCTGCTGGCGGAATGGTCCACCCTGATCGAACACCAGGAATACCAGGCCGCCCGACAGCGCTGGTTGGCAACCCGCCAAGCCATCTGGAATAACTTCCCCATGGATCGCCCCCTGAACCAGCCCGAAATCCGAGCGGTTTGGTTGGATCGAGGCACCATTGTGCGAGCTGGCTCTCCCCAGCGTCTGGCAAACGTGTTCGATCGCTTGGCGGCGGCAGGCTTCAATACCGTATTCTTCGAGACAGTCAACGCGGGGTATCCCATTTATCCCAGCCGGGTGGCTCCGACCCAGAACCCCCTGAGCCGCCACTGGGATCCCTTAGCAGCGGCCGTGGAGCTGGCCCATGAGCGCGACATGGAACTCCATGCCTGGATCTGGACCTTTGCTGCTGGCAACCAGCTTCACAATCGGATTCTCAATCTGCCGACAGACTACCCAGGGCCGGTGCTGAGCCTGCATCCTGATTGGGCTGGCCGGGATAACCGAGGTGAGTTAATTCCTCGGGGACAAACTAAGCCATTTTTAGATCCTGCCAATCCGGAAGTGCGCAACTATCTGCTGCGGTTGATTGCGGAAATCATCACCCAGTATGAGGTCGATGGATTGCAGCTGGACTATATTCGCTATCCGTTTCAAGACCCCAGCGCCGATCGCACCTTTGGCTATGGCCAGGCAGCCAGGCAGCGATTTAAGGCTATGACTGGCATCGACCCGGTAGAGCTATCCCCCCGTTTAGAGTCAGATCTCTCAGGACCGGAACGGCAGCGCCAGCTCTATCTGTGGGAGCGCTGGACTGAATTTCGGATTCAGCAGGTGAGTTCTTTTGTGGCTGAAGTCTCCCGACTGGTGCAGCGACAACGGCCAGAGCTGCTACTATCGGCGGCGACCTTCGCCAAGCCAGAACGAGAACGTCTGCTTAAGATCCAGCAGGACTGGGAGCATTGGGCCGAGCAGGGGTGGGTCGATTGGATCGTGCTCATGAGTTATGCCGAAGACGCTAACCGCCTAGAAAGCTTGGTGACGCCCTGGTTGCTGCACCATGACTATGAGTCGACTCTAGTGATTCCAGGGATTCGGCTGCTGGCCCTGTCTGAAGCCGCTGCCTTCGATCAGATTCAGGCCCTGCGAGATCTGCCGGCCGCCGGCTATGCCTTGTTTGCCGCCGAGAACCTGATGACGGGACCCGTGCACAGGCTCTTGAGCCAAACCCAAACGGCGACCTCGCCACCGCAACAACAGCCTTATCAAGCGGCTTTAGAACGATACCGCATCCTCAAGGGAGAGTGGAGCTGGTTATCTAACCAGGGTCACCTCTGGTTAGCCCCCGCAAGTGAGGCCGATTGGATCGCGGGTGTTCATCAATTGGAGCAAGATTTAGCAGCCCTGGCCCAGCAGCCGTCCCCTCGCCGACTCAACCAGGTGCGATCGCAACTCATCAGCCTGCGCGCCACCCTAGGCCATACCATGGCCCTGCGTACCGTCAGCAACGACTATCGACTGCAAACCTGGCGTCATCGCCTCACTACCATCGAACGACTGTTGAACTACGGCAATACCGCCCGACGCTAA
- a CDS encoding APC family permease translates to MPSILSHEPASPSPEDGSTASGLGAFGGVFTPSIPDHPRVIMYLRFGWIVGNVALLGTLIIVTLSTAITLLTALSVSAIATDRVGAVGGSLLHDQPLPGQLKRRGVGIPFNFAPGSPVALYTLGFAESVVSAFGQFNQLYVALITTIAVAILAITSAQIVIKAPIRHHGRHCPVPAVATSRAALKQHRDRTVGTPQGEPFWHVFAVFFPAVTGIMAGVNMSGDLRDPIRAIPIGTLGAVLQAMWCTWAALNTRQPRRRTTLVADPLIMQRIALWGPAILLGVWGSTLSSALGSILGAPRVLQALARDGVLPRWMSFLGKGSGTNDEPRIGTAVTLAVVIAAVCIGDLNLIAPVLTMFFLTTYLVLNMAAALESFLRSPSFRPLFRVHWLVSLVGAGGCFAVMMLINLTATLVAAAVVLIIYVWLQRRGLRTTWGDVRRGLWMMLVRTGLFQIGYQRDAKNWRPDILVLSGAPMHRWPLIELANAFTQNRGLITVSSILPRESRNLMQQEHLEHTISDYLAERGVQALVRLLTAADPFEGAERLVEVYGLGPLAPNTLLLGNSEQPQRLPGYCRLIRRLYQAQRNVLIFREDPERGFGRRRRIDVWWGGLHRNGGLMLLLAYLLQASIDWSQAQIYLKLVVPNAEAVPATRDNLDRLSGSLRINAMSQVLIAAGRPFETILRTSSQRADLVLLGMAAPGAEFVQYYQDLQRRTAGLPTTLFVLAGEGFNVTPILTE, encoded by the coding sequence ATGCCATCCATCCTCAGCCATGAGCCTGCATCACCAAGCCCTGAGGATGGCTCCACAGCGTCTGGATTAGGTGCCTTTGGCGGCGTCTTTACACCGTCGATTCCTGACCATCCTAGGGTGATCATGTACCTGCGATTCGGCTGGATCGTAGGGAATGTGGCCCTGTTGGGGACGCTGATCATTGTCACCCTATCCACGGCAATTACCCTACTGACGGCGTTGTCGGTCAGTGCGATCGCAACCGATCGAGTAGGTGCAGTGGGGGGAAGCCTATTACATGATCAGCCGCTCCCTGGGCAATTGAAACGGCGGGGCGTGGGCATTCCCTTTAACTTTGCCCCAGGCTCTCCTGTGGCCCTCTATACTTTGGGTTTTGCCGAGAGTGTGGTCAGTGCTTTCGGTCAATTCAACCAGCTCTACGTGGCCCTGATCACCACTATTGCCGTGGCGATTTTGGCCATCACCTCGGCCCAGATTGTCATCAAGGCCCCAATACGTCATCATGGCCGCCATTGTCCTGTCCCTGCTGTCGCTACTAGCCGGGCAGCCCTCAAGCAACACCGAGATCGAACTGTGGGCACGCCCCAAGGCGAGCCCTTCTGGCACGTTTTCGCCGTCTTCTTTCCAGCGGTGACTGGGATCATGGCCGGGGTCAATATGTCAGGGGACCTACGAGATCCGATCCGGGCTATCCCCATCGGCACCCTAGGCGCTGTGCTACAGGCTATGTGGTGTACATGGGCTGCCCTTAATACTCGCCAGCCGCGCCGACGCACCACCTTGGTCGCTGATCCCTTGATCATGCAACGCATCGCCCTGTGGGGACCGGCCATTCTGCTGGGGGTATGGGGCTCCACTCTCTCCAGCGCCCTGGGCAGTATTTTAGGGGCCCCCCGGGTGCTGCAGGCCCTGGCCCGGGACGGCGTCTTGCCCCGCTGGATGTCGTTTCTGGGGAAGGGCAGCGGCACCAACGATGAACCCCGCATCGGCACCGCTGTGACGCTAGCTGTGGTGATTGCGGCGGTCTGCATCGGTGATCTGAATCTGATTGCCCCGGTGCTGACCATGTTCTTCCTCACCACCTACTTGGTCTTGAACATGGCGGCAGCCCTGGAGAGTTTCCTGCGCAGTCCCTCCTTTCGCCCCTTGTTTCGAGTGCATTGGTTAGTGTCCCTAGTGGGGGCTGGGGGCTGCTTCGCGGTGATGATGCTGATCAACCTCACGGCCACTTTGGTGGCGGCAGCGGTTGTGCTGATCATTTATGTCTGGCTGCAGCGGCGGGGACTGAGAACCACCTGGGGGGATGTGCGACGGGGGCTGTGGATGATGCTGGTGCGCACCGGGCTGTTTCAAATTGGCTACCAAAGGGATGCCAAAAATTGGCGGCCCGATATTCTGGTGCTGTCTGGGGCCCCCATGCACCGCTGGCCTCTGATCGAATTAGCCAATGCGTTCACCCAGAATCGGGGGCTGATTACGGTGTCCAGTATCCTGCCCCGAGAGTCTCGCAACCTCATGCAGCAGGAACACCTAGAGCACACCATCAGTGATTATTTGGCTGAGCGGGGAGTTCAGGCCCTGGTGCGCTTGTTGACAGCAGCCGATCCGTTTGAAGGGGCAGAGCGCCTAGTGGAGGTTTACGGATTAGGCCCCCTAGCCCCCAACACATTGCTCTTGGGCAATAGCGAGCAACCCCAGCGGCTGCCAGGCTACTGTCGCTTGATTAGGCGCCTCTATCAGGCCCAACGGAATGTCTTGATCTTTCGCGAAGATCCAGAGCGCGGGTTTGGTCGCCGTCGCCGCATCGATGTCTGGTGGGGAGGTCTCCACCGCAATGGCGGGTTGATGCTACTGCTGGCCTATCTGCTGCAGGCCAGTATTGACTGGAGCCAGGCTCAGATTTATCTCAAGTTAGTGGTCCCCAATGCCGAGGCGGTACCGGCAACCCGAGATAATCTTGACCGCCTCAGCGGTTCCCTGCGGATCAACGCAATGTCCCAAGTACTCATCGCCGCTGGCCGCCCCTTTGAAACGATTCTGCGCACATCTTCGCAACGGGCCGATCTGGTGTTGTTGGGGATGGCGGCACCAGGAGCCGAGTTTGTTCAGTATTACCAAGATCTACAGCGCCGGACGGCCGGGCTACCGACGACCCTCTTCGTGTTGGCCGGGGAAGGCTTTAATGTCACCCCAATCCTGACAGAATAA
- a CDS encoding lysophospholipid acyltransferase family protein yields the protein MELDHPLALSQGLLTALGVHQSLHFCDRIPTASSSILVVSNHRSILDAPLLMTGLNRPVRFACHHYMSQVPLMRELVTTMGGFPLAAAGQRPTTFLRQAHQFLQRQQAVGIFPEGALPMVQSTQPQQLTTFQRGFAHLALRAPVDPLVILPVAIAATDEISHSAFPLKLLSWFDPSEPLFDQPGWHPFVLYRQVSLLIGHPIQITAAHRHQYRGQQAGTLASELTDQCRTSIADLLQHGCY from the coding sequence ATGGAGTTGGATCATCCCTTGGCTCTGTCTCAGGGATTGCTGACGGCGCTGGGGGTGCATCAGTCGCTTCACTTTTGCGATCGCATTCCAACCGCCTCCTCGTCCATTCTAGTGGTGAGTAACCATCGCAGTATCTTAGATGCACCATTGCTGATGACGGGGCTGAACCGTCCCGTTCGCTTCGCCTGTCACCACTACATGAGCCAAGTGCCCTTGATGCGAGAACTGGTGACTACCATGGGCGGTTTTCCCCTGGCAGCTGCGGGACAGCGGCCCACCACGTTCTTGCGGCAGGCCCATCAGTTTCTACAGCGGCAACAAGCCGTTGGCATCTTTCCGGAAGGAGCGCTACCCATGGTGCAATCCACCCAACCCCAACAGTTGACGACCTTTCAGCGGGGGTTTGCCCATCTCGCCCTGCGAGCCCCTGTCGACCCCTTGGTCATCCTTCCCGTCGCCATTGCCGCCACAGATGAGATCAGTCATTCTGCCTTTCCCCTGAAACTCTTAAGCTGGTTCGACCCCTCCGAACCCCTCTTCGATCAGCCCGGCTGGCATCCCTTCGTCCTCTATCGGCAAGTATCGCTACTGATCGGCCATCCGATTCAGATCACCGCCGCCCACCGCCACCAGTACCGGGGTCAACAGGCTGGCACCCTGGCCAGTGAGCTCACCGACCAGTGCCGCACCAGCATTGCCGATCTGCTGCAACACGGATGCTATTAA
- a CDS encoding alpha/beta fold hydrolase, translated as MWVFLPGMDGTGTLYQRQVDALATVFDIRCLAIPPDDCTDWSGLAEQAVALISDAQGNRPLYLCGESFGACLALQIVTRASQLADYLVLINSATAFHRQNWGSWASSITRWLPTSAYSLSTYGLWPLLAALHRIDAPERRSLLTAMQSVTHRSAAWRLSLLADEALAQLPLETIQQPVLLLAAAADRLLPSVPEAERLARRLPHAQLRVLPHSGHACLLERDINLFNILQKEQWLPALVGSSQRGCTVGAALHAVSPTPAALVNKWGKGSAPDGHGRMTTQLRPACLAW; from the coding sequence CTGTGGGTATTTCTACCAGGGATGGATGGTACTGGGACGCTGTATCAGCGGCAGGTGGATGCTCTGGCCACGGTCTTCGATATTCGCTGTCTAGCAATTCCCCCAGACGATTGCACAGACTGGTCTGGGTTAGCCGAGCAGGCGGTAGCTCTCATCTCTGATGCTCAGGGAAATCGTCCCCTATACCTGTGTGGAGAGTCCTTTGGGGCCTGTTTAGCGCTACAGATAGTTACCCGGGCATCCCAGTTGGCGGATTATCTGGTGCTGATTAACTCAGCCACGGCCTTTCACCGCCAAAATTGGGGCAGCTGGGCCAGCTCAATCACCCGCTGGTTACCGACCAGCGCCTACAGCCTATCCACTTACGGTCTGTGGCCGCTGCTGGCTGCCTTACATCGGATAGATGCCCCAGAGCGTCGCTCGCTGCTAACGGCGATGCAATCGGTGACTCACCGCAGTGCCGCTTGGCGCTTGTCCCTGCTGGCAGATGAGGCCTTAGCCCAGTTGCCCCTGGAAACCATTCAACAACCGGTGTTGCTGCTGGCGGCAGCGGCTGATCGGCTGTTGCCGTCGGTGCCGGAGGCTGAGCGTCTGGCTCGGCGATTACCCCACGCCCAGTTGCGAGTCTTGCCCCATAGCGGCCATGCCTGCCTGCTAGAGCGCGACATTAACCTGTTCAACATCTTGCAGAAAGAGCAGTGGTTGCCAGCCCTAGTCGGCAGCTCTCAACGGGGGTGCACGGTAGGTGCTGCGCTTCATGCCGTCTCCCCTACTCCCGCTGCACTAGTCAATAAATGGGGCAAGGGTTCTGCCCCTGACGGTCACGGCAGGATGACGACGCAATTGCGGCCTGCTTGCTTGGCCTGGTAG
- a CDS encoding GGDEF domain-containing protein has translation MAALCLLPFAIQDLLRGYYLLGGTVSLVILLMVSNALIFWRHRRLLMPAPLLLLLVIATTYLAIYREGIHGVYWAYPVVIAFHFLMQPNLAIGLSVVFIVGIIPLAGTQLGWAETLRIVLTLSVSSAFTGIFAAIVLRQQQTLQRLTITDPLTQTFNRRHLHHCLETALAQQARYGITTSLVLFDIDHFKQINDRFGHQMGDLALQRLSQQVRQRLRRTDTIFRFGGEEFVILLPATTLNEARQMAEDLTRQIAQTSILRSPAGDR, from the coding sequence GTGGCGGCGTTGTGCCTGTTGCCCTTTGCGATTCAGGATCTGCTGCGGGGCTACTACCTGTTGGGAGGGACCGTTAGCCTGGTGATACTGCTGATGGTGAGCAATGCCCTGATATTTTGGCGACATCGGCGATTGCTGATGCCGGCACCGCTGCTGTTGTTGTTGGTGATAGCGACCACCTACCTGGCCATTTACCGAGAGGGGATCCATGGCGTCTATTGGGCCTATCCGGTGGTCATCGCCTTTCACTTTCTCATGCAGCCGAATCTGGCCATTGGATTGAGTGTGGTCTTCATTGTCGGCATCATTCCGCTGGCAGGGACACAGTTGGGCTGGGCCGAGACCCTACGCATTGTGCTGACATTGTCCGTCAGTAGCGCCTTTACGGGAATATTTGCTGCTATTGTCCTGCGGCAACAGCAGACGCTGCAGAGGTTGACGATTACTGATCCTCTGACTCAAACCTTTAATCGCCGACACCTGCATCACTGTCTGGAAACAGCCTTGGCCCAACAGGCGCGATACGGAATTACCACTTCGTTGGTTCTATTTGATATTGACCATTTCAAGCAGATTAACGATCGCTTTGGCCATCAGATGGGGGATCTGGCCCTGCAGCGGCTGTCTCAGCAGGTGCGTCAGCGCCTGCGGCGAACGGATACTATATTTCGCTTTGGTGGCGAGGAGTTTGTGATTTTGCTGCCCGCCACGACTTTAAACGAGGCCAGGCAGATGGCTGAAGATTTAACCCGGCAGATTGCCCAGACCTCTATCTTAAGAAGCCCAGCCGGTGACCGTTAG
- a CDS encoding amidase translates to MNPTDLAFTPALEQARLIRQKIVSPLELTELYLERIEHLNPQLGAYVTVMAEMALADAKAKTEQLAGHPSEFPPFFGVPVSVKDLNPVAGVPCAYGIKAARNLVPAQDDYVVTQLRQAGCILLGKTATSQLGSLPYTEPPGFPPARNPWRLEHTPGGSSGGAAAALAAGLCAIAQGSDGGGSIRGPAFCCGLVGLKASRGRISFAPAGERLEGLAINGPLGRTVADAAALLDVLSGYVVGDPYWLPAPEPSFLTMTQQPLLDSLRIGFATAFPPLGEADVDCQAAVQETAHRLAELGHIVEAITFPDLGQLIDPFVTVWQGVLVEAAVPWLVLERMNRWLFWRAFWQRTGPYLRAVSKLPTNRSREIVAFCQPYDVVLLPTYMHPAIRIGEWRHQRPRQILENIIHWIAPCPPFNASGQPAIAVPTGFTAQGLPLGVQLVGRPADEATLVALAAQLEAQHPWSHQRPAMAI, encoded by the coding sequence ATGAATCCGACCGACCTTGCCTTCACCCCTGCCCTAGAACAGGCCCGCCTGATTCGCCAGAAAATCGTCTCGCCTCTGGAGCTCACAGAGCTATATCTAGAGCGCATCGAGCACCTGAACCCACAGTTGGGGGCCTATGTGACTGTGATGGCAGAGATGGCCCTCGCCGATGCCAAAGCGAAAACGGAGCAACTAGCTGGCCATCCCTCAGAATTCCCCCCCTTCTTTGGGGTGCCGGTGTCGGTGAAGGATCTCAATCCGGTTGCTGGGGTTCCCTGTGCCTATGGCATCAAGGCTGCGCGCAATCTGGTGCCTGCCCAAGATGACTATGTGGTCACCCAGCTGCGCCAGGCTGGCTGCATTCTTCTCGGTAAAACGGCCACCTCGCAGCTGGGGTCTTTACCCTACACTGAGCCCCCCGGGTTTCCCCCGGCCCGTAACCCCTGGCGATTAGAGCACACCCCTGGCGGCTCCAGTGGTGGGGCGGCCGCGGCCTTGGCGGCAGGGCTCTGTGCCATTGCCCAGGGCTCTGATGGCGGGGGCTCCATTCGCGGCCCCGCTTTTTGCTGTGGCTTGGTGGGCCTGAAAGCCTCGCGGGGGCGCATCAGTTTTGCCCCGGCCGGGGAGCGCCTAGAGGGCTTAGCCATCAATGGTCCCCTGGGGCGTACCGTTGCCGATGCCGCCGCCCTCTTAGACGTTCTCAGTGGCTATGTCGTCGGCGATCCCTACTGGTTACCGGCCCCAGAGCCCAGTTTCCTGACCATGACGCAGCAACCACTTTTGGATTCCTTACGAATTGGCTTCGCTACCGCCTTCCCTCCCCTGGGAGAGGCCGACGTCGATTGCCAGGCAGCAGTGCAAGAGACGGCCCATCGCTTGGCTGAGCTGGGGCATATCGTAGAAGCCATTACCTTTCCGGATCTGGGGCAATTGATTGATCCCTTCGTGACCGTCTGGCAGGGTGTGCTGGTGGAAGCCGCTGTGCCCTGGCTGGTATTGGAGCGGATGAATCGCTGGTTGTTTTGGCGGGCCTTCTGGCAGCGCACCGGTCCCTATCTGCGGGCGGTTTCGAAGCTCCCGACAAATCGCTCGCGAGAGATCGTCGCCTTTTGCCAGCCCTATGATGTGGTGTTGTTGCCGACCTACATGCATCCGGCCATTCGCATTGGGGAATGGCGACACCAGCGACCCCGACAGATTCTAGAGAATATCATCCACTGGATCGCTCCCTGTCCTCCCTTCAACGCCAGCGGTCAACCGGCCATCGCTGTTCCCACTGGCTTCACAGCCCAGGGCTTGCCCTTAGGCGTGCAACTGGTGGGGCGTCCTGCCGACGAGGCCACCCTAGTGGCCTTGGCCGCCCAACTGGAGGCCCAGCACCCTTGGAGCCACCAACGCCCTGCCATGGCGATCTAG